The sequence AATTTGTCTTTCCTAGACATGAGTTACACCTCGGTGACCATCCCCAAGATGTTGGCAAAGTTCTCAATGCATCTGGACACCATTTCCTACACAGCCTGTTTTGTTCAGATGTACATGTTCCTGTCTTTAGCGGCAACGGAGTGTTTACTTCTCACTGTAATGGCATATGATCGATATATAGCAATATGCTCTCCTCTACATTATCCAACCATTATGACCAGGAGATTATACACAATTCTATCAGCTGCAGCCTGGTCGGGAGGTTTTATAACTCCGGTCACACTGTTAATCTTAGCCTTAAACTTACCTTTTTGTGGTCCTAATATCATCCACCATTACTACTGTGATCACCCACCATTACTGCAGCTGGCTTGTGCCAACACATCCTTCAATGTAGCAGTTGGATCCTCAATTGGTGCATTTCTTATATTGATAAGTTTTACCCTTGTTATAATTTCTTACCTTAAAATAATCCTAACAATCCTCAAAATTAATTCCAATGATGGGCGCaagaaaacattttccacatgcGCTTCACACTTCACAGtggtaaatatatttttcctaCCACTAATCTTCATGTACATCCGGCCAACGGTCTCCTACTCCTCAGACGTGGACTCTGTAGTGGCCATGTTGTATAC is a genomic window of Mixophyes fleayi isolate aMixFle1 chromosome 2, aMixFle1.hap1, whole genome shotgun sequence containing:
- the LOC142138657 gene encoding olfactory receptor 6N1-like; translated protein: MGVDHFKVNEEYIQPSGSFNVTFSHVTEFIIFGFPSLQKYHILLFCVFLFIYLFTITGNGIIFFLVILDQRLQTPMYFFVSNLSFLDMSYTSVTIPKMLAKFSMHLDTISYTACFVQMYMFLSLAATECLLLTVMAYDRYIAICSPLHYPTIMTRRLYTILSAAAWSGGFITPVTLLILALNLPFCGPNIIHHYYCDHPPLLQLACANTSFNVAVGSSIGAFLILISFTLVIISYLKIILTILKINSNDGRKKTFSTCASHFTVVNIFFLPLIFMYIRPTVSYSSDVDSVVAMLYTVLTPMMNPIIYSLRNKDINNAFRKKINCKCIS